One genomic window of Mesoplodon densirostris isolate mMesDen1 chromosome 14, mMesDen1 primary haplotype, whole genome shotgun sequence includes the following:
- the MTLN gene encoding mitoregulin, producing MANVSERTLQLSVLVAFASGVLVGWQAHRLRRRYLDWRKKRLQDKLAATQKKLDLA from the coding sequence ATGGCGAACGTGTCCGAGAGGACGTTGCAGCTGTCCGTGCTGGTGGCTTTCGCCTCCGGAGTGCTCGTGGGCTGGCAGGCACACCGGCTGCGGCGGCGCTACCTGGACTGGAGAAAGAAGAGGCTGCAAGACAAGCTGGCGGCGACGCAGAAGAAGCTGGACCTGGCCTGA